The segment GATGGTGACGGTCGCGGTGCCGTCGCTGACATGCGTCTTCAGACCGGGTTCCATGCCCCGGATATTAGAGCGCCCGCGAGTTCCCGGCCCGATACGATCGGCGGCCTGATGTCAGCAACTCTCGTCGCCAAAGACCTCGCCGCCGGCCACGGCGAGCGCGTCCTGTTCTCCGGTCTCGATCTGGTCGTCGCCCCCGGGGATGTGATCGGCCTCGTCGGTGCCAACGGGGCGGGCAAATCCACCCTGCTGCGCCTGCTGGCCGGCCTGGACACCCCGGAGGAGGGGTCGCTCGCGCTCGGCCCGCCCACCGCCACCGTCGGCCACCTCCCGCAAGAGCCCGACCGCCGCCCGGGCGAGACCGTACGGGCCTTCCTCGCCCGCCGCACCGGCGTCGCCGGCGCCCAGCTCGCCCTGGACACCGCCACCCAGGCGCTGGTCGAGGAACGCCCCGGCGCGGACGACGCCTACGCCACCGCGCTGGAGCGCTGGCTGGCCCTGGGCGCCGCCGACCTCGACGAGCGCGCCGAGGAGATCGCCGGCCGGCTCGGCCTGACCATCGGCCTCGACCAGCCGATGACCACGCTCTCCGGCGGCCAGGCCGCCCGCGCCTCGCTCGCCTCCCTGCTGCTCTCCCGCTACGACATCTTCCTGCTCGACGAGCCGACCAACGACCTCGACCTGGACGGCCTCGGACAGCTGGAGGACTTCGTCACCGGGCTGCGCGCCGGCACCGTCCTGGTCAGCCACGACCGCGAGTTCCTGACCCGTACGGTCAACCGCGTCGTCGAACTCGACCTGGCCCAGCAGCAGGTCAACACCTACGGCGGCGGCTACACCTCCTACCTGGAGGAGCGCGAGCGGGCCCGGCGCCATGCGCGGGAGCAGTACGACGAGTACGCCGACACCAAGGCCGCTCTGGAGACCCGCGCGCACACCCAGCGCAACTGGATGGAGAAGGGCGTCAAGAACGCCCGCCGCAAGGCCACCGACAACGACAAGATCGCCCGCAAGGGCCGGGTGGAGGCCACCGAGAAGCAGGCCGCCAAGGCCAAGCAGACCCAGCGCCTGATCGAGCGGCTCGATGTCGTCGAGGAACCGCGCAAGGAGTGGGAGCTGCGGATGGAGATCGCCGCCGCACCCCGGGCCGGCGCGGTCGTGGCCACCCTGCGCGGTGCCGGGGTCCGGCGCGGCGACTTCCGCCTCGGCCCGGTGGACCTCCAGATCGACTGGGCGGACCGGGTCGCCATCACAGGCCCCAACGGCTCCGGCAAGTCCACCCTGCTCGCCGCCCTCCTCGGCCGGCTCCCGCTGGACGCCGGGCAGGCGTCGCTCGGCCCCGGGGTGGTGGTCGGCGAGGTCGACCAGGCGCGCGGGCTGTTCTTCGGCGACGATCCGCTGATGGACGCCTTCCGGCTCTCCGTACCGGATCTGTCGCCCGCCGATGTGCGCACCCTGCTCGCGAAGTTCGGGCTGAAGGCGGCACATGTGCTGCGCCCGGCGCGCACCCTCTCGCCGGGGGAGCGGACCCGGGCCGCGCTGGCCCTTCTCCAGGGCCGCGGGGTCAACCTCCTCGTCCTGGACGAGCCGACCAACCATCTCGACCTGCCGGCCATCGAACAGCTGGAGTCCGCGCTCGCCTCCTACCCGGGCACCCTGCTGCTGGTCACGCACGACCGCCGGATGCTCGAAGCGGTGCACACCACCCGCCGCATCGAGGTCGACGGGGGACGGATCACCGACCGGACGGTGTGAGAACCCCGGGAGCGGCGGCCCGCGGCACCCGTGGTGATTATCGATTTGGCCCTGGGGCCGCCGACCCGTACTGTGGTGTTCACCGACGCGGGGTGGAGCAGCTCGGTAGCTCGCTGGGCTCATAACCCAGAGGTCGCAGGTTCAAATCCTGTCCCCGCTACTGAAGACAGAACAGCAGGTCCGGTGCTCAGGCACCGGACCTGCTGTTCTTGGTGGTCCAGGGCGCGGCGGTCCGGGAACGCGGCACAAAGGGAACAGGTCCGGTCCCCGGGCCGGGCCAACCACTCGGAATCGGCCAGAAGCCGTCGATAGATGCTGACTTGTGGTCAGCAGGCCGGTCCGGACCAATGCATTCCCAACACTCTTCCTGTGAGGATGCCTTCCGGACCCCCCGCAGAACCCCCCGAAGAGCTGACCTCCCCGCTCGCGTACGAAGGTGTCTGGCGGTTCACCGCCCCGGCACTGGAGGCCTCGGTGCCGCAGGCCCGGCACGCGGTCCGGGATCTGCTCGCCGAACAGTGTGTACCCGTCGCCGCCGCGATCATGGACGGCCTGCTGCTCATCGTCTCCGAACTCGTCACCAACGCCGTCCGGCACGCCGCCCTGCTCTCGCCCCAGATCGCCGTACAGGTCGCCCTCGGGGCGAACTGGCTACGGGTCGCGGTCGAGGACGATCACCCCTACCGCCCCAAGGCATTGGAGGCGGACCAGGGTGATCTCGGCGGCCGCGGACTGTGGCTGGTCAAGACGCTGACCGCGGAGGTGGGCGGCACATGCGGTGTGGAACACACGAGGAACGGCGGCAAGGCCATCTGGGCCGAGCTGCCGCTCACCCCGCCTGCTACCAGCCCGCCGCTCCTCCGGTGAGCTCGCGCACCGCCGGCCGCGCCGCGTCCAGCACGGTCATGAACCAGGCGGAGAACGGCGCCTCGGCATGCCGCTCGGCCAGCTCCTCCGGCGTCACGAAGGCGATCTCGCCGATCTCCTCGGGGTCGGGCGCCGGCTCGGCCCGCACCAGCCCGACGAACAGGTGGTTGTACTCCTGCTCCACGAGGCCGGAGTCCGGGTCGGGATGGTTGTAACGGACCGTGCCGGCCTCGGCCAGCAGGGAGGGTGCCAGGCCCAGTTCCTCCGCGGTCCGGCGGGCTGCGGCCGCGAACGGCGCCTCGCCCGGGTACGGATGCCCGCAGCAGGTGTTGGACCACACACCGGGGGAGTGGTACTTCCCCAGCGCCCGGCGCTGGAGCAGCAGTCGGCCCTTCTCGTCGAAGAGGAAGACCGAGAAGGCCCGGTGCAGCTGCCCGGGGGGCTGATGGGCGGCGAGCTTCTCCGCGGTGCCGATCGTCGTACCGTCCTCGTCGACCAGCTCCAGCATGATCGGTTCGGCGGTGCCGCCCGGTGTGCTCACCGCCGGGTCCCCGGCGGTCTGTCCGTTGGCAGGTGTGATCGGCATGCCCATCCTTGTCGTCGGTCTTCGACGCCAAGTCTGCCCTAGCCGGGTCCGCATCACCGGCACAGCGGGTGCGCGGCGCAACAAGCCCGTGCACCGGTCACCCGGCGCGCCTGCCGTGAGATGGTCCACACCCGCCGCCGGGCCCTCGGCCCCCGGCCCGGTGGATACCGGCCGGCGGCCGTGGCGCCACCGGCGGACGGCAGGCGCCCCGGACCTGGGATGGCTCTCACCACACCGGCCCCGGCACAACCCGCCCGCCCTGTGACCAGCCCTCTCATAACCGGCACCGGATCGGGTCCCGGGTCTGCGGGCCAGTTGTTCATGGGCCACCCGATCCACCATGATGATCGCGGCAGGCGCAGCCGTCGGTCACTCGATCGTGCGGTGAATGCGCGGTGAACGGCCGCATCCGGCGATCCGATAGCCTCTGCCGACGTGCCACCCGGCCCTCCCAGGGGCGAGGTGTGCCACGCCCGCTGCCCGGGTAGTTCGTATCGAATGCGGACCGACCGGCGCTGCCTTGTCAGCATCCAAGGAGTGAGTTCGTCTGTCGACCGCCATCCTCACCGGTCCGCCGGTCGCCGGGTCGCCGCTCGAAGCCGACCTGCGCGCGCTGGGCTTTGACGTCCGTACGGCGGACGATGCCACGGCCGCCGCCGAGCTGATCAACGCGGTGCCCGCCCAGGAGCGGGTCGCCGTCGTCGACCCTCGCTTCGTCGGCCATCTGCACGCCCTGCGGCTGGCGCTGACCGACCCCCGCTTCCCGGCCGCGGCCGTGCCCGGCGCGCTCACCGCGCAGCCCGCGGCCCGCGCCGCGCTGACCCGCGCGGTCGGCCGGATCCCGGTCGGCGCCGGCACCGCCCACCTCACGGACGTCCTCACCGACACCCTCACCGAGTCCCTCGACCGCGACGGGACCGGTCTGCACCGCGTCGAGCTGGGCAGCCTGGTCGCCACCGTCGCGCTCACCCCGGCGCAGCGCGAGGACGCCCGGGAGGCCGTCGCCGCCGTCGACGACGAGGCCGTCCGGCTGCGCACCGCCGTGAAGTCCCGCGACGGGTTCTTCACCACGTACTGCATCAGCCCGTACTCCCGCTACCTCGCCCGCTGGTGCGCGCGGCGCGGGCTCACCCCCAACCAGGTCACCACCGCCTCGCTGCTCACCGCGCTGATCGCGGCCGGCTGCGCGGCGACCGGAACCCGTGGCGGCTTCATCGCTGCCGGCTTCCTGCTGCTGTTCTCCTTCGTCCTGGACTGCACCGACGGGCAGCTCGCCCGCTACTCCCTCCAGTACTCGACGATGGGCGCCTGGCTGGACGCCACCTTCGACCGGGCCAAGGAGTACGCGTACTACGCGGGCCTCGCCCTCGGGGCGGCCCGTGGCGGGGACGATGTCTGGGCGCTGGCGCTCGGCGCGATGGTCCTGATGACCTGCCGCCACGTCGTCGACTTCTCCTTCAACGAGGCGAACCACGACGCCACCGCCAACACCAGCCCCACCGCCGCGCTCTCCGGCAAGCTCGACAGCGTCGGCTGGACGGTCTGGGTGCGCCGGATGATCGTGCTGCCGATCGGCGAACGCTGGGCCATGATCGCGGTGCTCACCGCGCTGACCACCCCGCGCATCGTCTTCTACGCCCTGCTCATCGGCTGTGCGCTGGCCGCCTGCTACACCACGGCCGGCCGGGTGCTGCGCTCGCTGACCCGTCGGGCCCGGCGTACCGACCGGGCCGCCCAGGCGCTGGCCGACCTCGCCGACTCCGGGCCGCTCGCCGAGCTGATCGCCCGCAGCGCCCGGGGCCGCGGCCGGACTGGTTCCTTCCTGGCCCCCGTCATGGCATTTCTCTCAGCCGCCGTGCTGCTGGTCTGGGTGATCTTCGAGAACGACCCCGCGTCCTGGCTGACCGTCGGCGTCGCCGCCGGTTCCGCGCTGCTGGCCGGTGCGGCCGTGGCCCGGCCGCTCAAGGGCGCCCTCGACTGGCTCGTCCCGCCCTTCTTCCGGGCCGGCGAATACGTCACCATCCTGGTGCTGGCCGCCCGCGCGGACGTCCCCGGAGCGCTTCCGGCGGCGTACGGGCTGGTCGCGGCGGTCGCCTACCATCACTACGACACGGTCTACCGCATCCGTGGCGGCACCGGAGCCCCGCCGCGGTGGCTGGTCCGGGCGACCGGCGGACATGAGGGACGGATCCTCGTGATCACCGTCCTCGCCGCCGCGCTGTCCCCCTCAGGTTTCACAATCGCGCTGACGGCCCTCGCTGTGGCCCTGGCGCTGCTGGTGCTCATCGAGAGCATCCGTTTCTGGGTGTCCTCCCAAGCACCCGCCGTACACGATGAAGGAG is part of the Streptomyces platensis genome and harbors:
- a CDS encoding ABC-F family ATP-binding cassette domain-containing protein encodes the protein MSATLVAKDLAAGHGERVLFSGLDLVVAPGDVIGLVGANGAGKSTLLRLLAGLDTPEEGSLALGPPTATVGHLPQEPDRRPGETVRAFLARRTGVAGAQLALDTATQALVEERPGADDAYATALERWLALGAADLDERAEEIAGRLGLTIGLDQPMTTLSGGQAARASLASLLLSRYDIFLLDEPTNDLDLDGLGQLEDFVTGLRAGTVLVSHDREFLTRTVNRVVELDLAQQQVNTYGGGYTSYLEERERARRHAREQYDEYADTKAALETRAHTQRNWMEKGVKNARRKATDNDKIARKGRVEATEKQAAKAKQTQRLIERLDVVEEPRKEWELRMEIAAAPRAGAVVATLRGAGVRRGDFRLGPVDLQIDWADRVAITGPNGSGKSTLLAALLGRLPLDAGQASLGPGVVVGEVDQARGLFFGDDPLMDAFRLSVPDLSPADVRTLLAKFGLKAAHVLRPARTLSPGERTRAALALLQGRGVNLLVLDEPTNHLDLPAIEQLESALASYPGTLLLVTHDRRMLEAVHTTRRIEVDGGRITDRTV
- a CDS encoding ATP-binding protein; its protein translation is MPSGPPAEPPEELTSPLAYEGVWRFTAPALEASVPQARHAVRDLLAEQCVPVAAAIMDGLLLIVSELVTNAVRHAALLSPQIAVQVALGANWLRVAVEDDHPYRPKALEADQGDLGGRGLWLVKTLTAEVGGTCGVEHTRNGGKAIWAELPLTPPATSPPLLR
- the idi gene encoding isopentenyl-diphosphate Delta-isomerase is translated as MPITPANGQTAGDPAVSTPGGTAEPIMLELVDEDGTTIGTAEKLAAHQPPGQLHRAFSVFLFDEKGRLLLQRRALGKYHSPGVWSNTCCGHPYPGEAPFAAAARRTAEELGLAPSLLAEAGTVRYNHPDPDSGLVEQEYNHLFVGLVRAEPAPDPEEIGEIAFVTPEELAERHAEAPFSAWFMTVLDAARPAVRELTGGAAGW
- a CDS encoding DUF5941 domain-containing protein — encoded protein: MSTAILTGPPVAGSPLEADLRALGFDVRTADDATAAAELINAVPAQERVAVVDPRFVGHLHALRLALTDPRFPAAAVPGALTAQPAARAALTRAVGRIPVGAGTAHLTDVLTDTLTESLDRDGTGLHRVELGSLVATVALTPAQREDAREAVAAVDDEAVRLRTAVKSRDGFFTTYCISPYSRYLARWCARRGLTPNQVTTASLLTALIAAGCAATGTRGGFIAAGFLLLFSFVLDCTDGQLARYSLQYSTMGAWLDATFDRAKEYAYYAGLALGAARGGDDVWALALGAMVLMTCRHVVDFSFNEANHDATANTSPTAALSGKLDSVGWTVWVRRMIVLPIGERWAMIAVLTALTTPRIVFYALLIGCALAACYTTAGRVLRSLTRRARRTDRAAQALADLADSGPLAELIARSARGRGRTGSFLAPVMAFLSAAVLLVWVIFENDPASWLTVGVAAGSALLAGAAVARPLKGALDWLVPPFFRAGEYVTILVLAARADVPGALPAAYGLVAAVAYHHYDTVYRIRGGTGAPPRWLVRATGGHEGRILVITVLAAALSPSGFTIALTALAVALALLVLIESIRFWVSSQAPAVHDEGEPA